CTCAGATAACGCTGTAGTGTAACGCATCAGAACTGATCAATCAGCCAACTTGTTACCCCTAAAGCCAGGAAGACAGTTACACAGATGAATTTGACATTAAAATGAACAGGTTTTGAAGACTCCTAGTATCTCCAGGTCCTTTTAAAGTGAATATGAACTTGTTTTTTTGAGCGTACAGCTAGGAAGGGGTTTGATACAGCAAAGCATGCTAGCAGCTAGTTAGGTTTGGTCCTATGCCTCCTCTCCAGCTGTGCATTCTCACCTTTTCTCTGGCACCAATAGCGGTCCCTGTGACATCCTACTGTGAATATATCTTGAGCCACAAACCAACAGAAACCTGGccataaaacatatatatacatacgCACACACACAGTGTATATTGTTGTTGGGAGTGCTGCCAACATAAGAGAAACACAAGGGTTGACACAAGCCAGGAAGGGGCAgttgaacagaaacaaaaagcaagcagccCTTTTGGTTGCACTAGCCATTAGAGCAACAGTGCACCTTGGCCAAGCCAAAACTCAGCCAGTTTCAAACCCATGAGATAATCATCATCAGGAATAATGTTAATAATGACCCCAGAAAATAGCTCTGCATTGTCAGGTATCCAGAATGCTAGATAGCAAAATTATGGTGTTTAAGATGGTTTACTGAATAAATATCAGCAAGGGACAATTGCTGGTTGTTTATGGAAAATATACATCCCACCTTCAATTTAAATGGTTTGAGTACTTTCCCCTCACACcttgagaaagggaaaggagccCTTGACAGTGCAATGAAGACAGGTGACAttggaagatttaaaaaattatgataGTAAAAGTCAGTAAAGGAACACACTGAACCACTACAGATATTCtttcaaatacaattaaattacAGTCTAACCCCTCTCCCCAAGAGCAATCAAAACCTGAAACCAGAAGGGTGTGAGGCCACAAGGTATTGAAGACAAATGATTCTGTGAGATTAGGCACCATGCTTCTGTTCACCATCCTGACACTGCTCTTGCTAATTGGAATATGCAGTCCCTGactgaagataaatattttaaagagacTTATTAGATAGCAGTAGTTCAGGAATCCACTAAGTGCaggaacaaattaaattttatagaACAGAAAGTCTTCAAGACAGCCTCtaaaaaacaaaccttaaaaatactaaaaccagtcacaaaaaaaccccatgcaatTTGACACAACATAGTCCAAGGCCTTCAAATTATTAGGTAGACAACAACTTGCTAGCTTTAGACATTCATAGTCACATATTCTTCTCTACAGTTTTATGTACTTTACcttcatctttcaaaaaaaaaaaaaaaaggcaaataaacaGCCCTCAAGTAAAGTTGCGTTGATTCTTCAAGGCTATTAAAAAGGAAGCTACAAAATAAGCTTaagaaactttcttttccttaagtCATATCTTATTCTTTGAATGCACTTATTAGAAATCACCTGGATTAGTGCTCTGTCACAAAACTTGCcattgctcttttaaaaaaaatttctcattactccctgacaaaaaaaaaagtttttagatttttagattttttttagatttaagaaaaaatctaagaaaaaatatttttttagatttaaagTCTAAGCAAAGGCATTGTGATCTAATAGTATCCAACATTACCTCGCCATTACCAGTGATACACTTGATGCTGAAAGTATGGGTATTTGTAGTTCACgggcatttattttcagtatgaGTTACACTAGTCACACACACATAGCTCAGTGCTTGAAAAACACCATTCTGCTCTGATCAGCATCCTTATAATGGCAAACATGACTGTGCATCAAacaatgttttcaaatattttgatatCAGAAGGTAATGCTTTGCTCAGCTTCCTATGATCTTGCTGTATTCCCTCTTCAGGGTTCTAAGAGGCACAGTTCTGAAAATCCTCCTATAAATCATATAAATCCCACTATAAATTATAGCAGACTAAATCAAGAACATTCAGGAAGTTTAAGGCCAGATGGATTCCATTAGCCTCACCTCCTGTACTCATATCCTATTAAAATTTTACAGAGATACTCCTGAATTGAAGGGTATCTTGGCTCTGGCTAAATCATACCTTTCAGAGAGGTGTCCAGCTTTGATTAAAACATCAGGAGAGAAGTTTTCATCATTTACCTTAGCAAGGAAGTGCCATACACTCCCATAATGTTCTGTTTTGCACATTTAAGTTTTCCTCTGAGTAAATCAGAAACAGCTGAGCTCCCACTACACACATATACACCTCAGGCCAACTTATACTCAGTTCCATATACCTGTGGATGGATTATCATCCTAAAAGCATGCTTTTCAACTGAGACAGAAGCTCTTCCATAAGAAGTGCTAAACATTTAGAAAGACAAGGTGACAACTCAATCATTCTTTTCACTAGTGCAGTAGAAAGAATATAAACCTAAATACAACACTAGTACAGCAAGACAATCAAGCAGCATGAGAATTTCTGCATGCTGCATATGGTATCACATCTGTAAGAAGCAATACAGTTTTACTTGTCTTTTTCAAAGTAAGCTCACAGATCAAGAAGTCTACAAAAGGTTTCAGTGTCTCTTCATGTATCATTTAACATTTATATGCTAGCTATGCTGAAGTCTGTTCTAAAACCATTGTGTAAGAATTACTAAGCACTCATAAGACACTAGTGGactaagtattttcttttttaaatacaaatctagaaactgaaacagaatGATAAAACAAACTACCAAAGGTCACAAAAGTCAATGTCAAAACGAAGACTGGAAGCCTTGAATTCCTGGATCCTATCTCTGTGCTCAACCCCTTTCCCCACCACttaaaacacagtaagaaaTGTAGAAACTTCAAGCACATGCTTTACTTCTGCATGCATAGGTCACAAGGGGACTTCATTAGGAAGAAGGTACTTCCAAAAAAGCTTGGCCTTATCCACAAAGGATTACTAGAAGTGTTCCCACAGATGTCAATCCTTTAATTGtctccccccaaaccccaaccaCCCCCAattcctgccctccctgccccctccagcACTTACCAAAAAGCAAAGTTGTGGCCAGTTGTGGATAAAATACCTATATGTGTAAATGGAGTAGGGTTCAGACAGATCTTTGGTGATCAGTCTCATTATATCGGGCATCTGCAGCTCAGACTCATATCGGACGTATCGTATCGTTAGGTCCTCCTCGGGCTGAGAGTCCGTTCCCGAGCCTTTCAAACTGCAAGCTGCTGCTAAGGACCTGGAGAGTAGCAGCGGggactcctcctcctcccctccttcatccccctcctcctgctcttcctcctccaagCCAGTCTCTCCTTCCAGTCCATTGCCGGCTGCAGTCTTAGCAGCAGTCGTTGTtgtggcagcaggctggctcctgtcctctcctgctgctgctgggggagaaggaggaggagagggtgCAGTCcttccctggggagggaggtggtTGGTAAGCGGGGATGAGCACGGTGCCGTGGTCAGGGGCgatgactgctgctgctgtccagaGCCCATTGTTTTGCTGGCTCGCTTGTTCTCCAGCCCCTcgggggctgcccctgcctccGAGCTGAGGATCTTGCTTTTGAGGGAAGCCCGCAGGTGCCGCAGCTCGGGGCTGATGAGGCCGTTGAGCTGGTGGTTGTGgtgcggggggtggtggtggtggtggtggaggcGGTGCTGCTGCGGTCCCCCCTTGCCGCCGTCGCTGCCTCCTCCTCGCTGCTGCTTCTCCCGTCCGCCCGTGggtccctcctcttcctcctcctcttcagccTCCTCGTCCTGGGCACCGAtgcaggcggcggcggcagcagaggaggtggaagaggaggaggaagcagccccccctcctcctccgGGGAAGGGGGAGAGCGTGTCCCCCTGCGGGGACAGGACGCTGCTAGGCCCCGGCGGTACCTCGGCCATATCCTACGGGAGAGACCGACAAAAACTCACCGAGGAGGAGGGTGTCAGACGAGACGGGGACGAGGGGGACAGGCGACGGCCTCACGGGCCGCGgtcggggccgggggggggacGCGAACAAAGGCAGAGACGGTGTCCGGGCCCCGCCTCGCCACCCCGCCGTCGCCTCTTCCTGCTGTCCCGCTccccctgccgccgccgccgggacCCTTCCCCAGTCCCTTGcgggccccggccgcccgcccgcccgccgccgccgcggcctccccgcccgccgccgcggccaCTCACCCCCGCGTCTCCTCAGCGCCGCGGCTCCCACTCTCCGCTCATCCAGCGGCCGCCAAGCGCGGCCGCCGCTGCCGTAACCCGCGGCCAAGTTTCCTGTCAGCCGTTACGACACTTCCTCCCTTGGCGGCGGGGCCTAGCgacggcggggcggggcggccgtgCCATGGGTCCGGGTGGGACGGGGCCGCTGGCAGGGCCCGGCCGCCCTCACGGCGCCGGCCCGGCCTAGCTGCCCGTAACTGGGCGTCTTTGCTCCGCAGGGTCCTGCCGCCCCGGGGGCACGCTGCTACCGCTGGCCAGCCCCGGAGGCTCGGGGCACCCGCTCCCGGGGCTGCCTTGGGGTTCGCGGCCTGCCCGGGTGAGGCCGGCACTGGGATTAGGCTCGGGCCTTGGGGCCCGGTCGGCCTAGGCCGGTGCTCCCGCTCTGCCTGGGCACCGGCGTTGGCGGGCGCACGTTTCGCTAGTTGCACGTATGAATACTCCAGCAACGGCACCGTTGCCCTGAAATATCTCACTTTGCCGCCTCCCGCGCCCTCCTCACACCCCAGGAGACCGTCGCGGTAGTGCTTTGTTTGATCAGCCCAAACGTgactgggcagagctgctgcccacacGGACACTGCCAGTGGTGTTTAGTCTAGGGAGTGGTGCCAGCAGTGTTTTGGTGATGCTGTGTTGCAGACCACAGAACGGCCCAGGAGCTTTTGCTCTCCCTTTCAAAAGCAGCGTGAGGGACGTTTGCGTAGGCAATGTCAGGCCTTGGACTGCTTTGTGCAACTGATAAGAGCAGAAACTCGGTAAGACAGAGAAGCAGTCTCAAGCAATCTCCGCTGCTGTTGGCGTTAAATCTCTGTTTTAAGAACCCACTGCTAGTAGAACAGCAACAAACAAATCCTTCAGATGTGAGGTTTCTATTAACATGCACACATGACCccttaaaatacagagaaataatggatttttccttttcttaggTGAAGGCTTTACAGGACTGTTGTACGACTTGCTCAATTTCGTTTGCTAGTTATTTTTCAAGGAAGTGACAGGTCTGgacttaaaaaggaaaatccagcaACTACTCTACATGTCCTAATAAGATTCTttaattaggaagaaaatagaCTCTGGGGTTACAGGCTTCCATGTATGAATTGCTAAGTTCTGAAATAAAGTAGGAGAGAGTAAAATGCCTATTTGAAAGTAAGTGAATGATAAGggttttattcaaaataatggTGGAAATACATAAATTTTGATAACTAAATTAGTCTCtgtatccttttattttttcttttccaagactCTGTTCAGAAAGATTAATGCATATTTCTACTTACATTGGCTTTTTGTGTCCTGCAGTAGCTCTACAGATCTGTTTTAGACACTTCTATCTGCTCTACAGAAGTGTTCATACACATAATTTTGTTCAAGTGTTTaatggggttttgtgtgtgttttcaggCACCAGAGGACGCTTGTGGGCCTGAGCAGGACTGCTGTGGCCTACTGACAATGCTGTTAAGTTCACTGTCCTTGGATATTTCAAACAGCAAGAGGAAATAAATGTCTTGTCAGTGTAGTGATGTCccaaattctgttctcatttGCCACATTGCAGCAGTGTGATTGAAAGCGTCTGAGCTGCGAGTTAGGGTGATATCTGTGCTGAGAAGATGATCCAGCACCAGCAAATGTTGTTAGAGAGGGTGAATATGATCTAACATCATGAAAACGCTTACCTACGATGAGGTTGCAGGTACCATGGAAAAAAGTCTATTTTGTGTGCTTTCTAAAACACTGCTGACATTTTGTGCTCCGCTTCCGATACTGTTGAACCACTTCCAAACTCAGAAGGTCCTAGTTCTGATGTTGATCTTAACAGTTCTTTGTCCATAGCTAGGATCTGTCTGACCAAAGGTACTTATGGTTAGGACAGACACCTCTGAGCTGATGCCTTTGATGTTGATGGAGAGGAAAAGGCATTCCAGTGGTGGGATTCAGCTCATCCTAAAGTAGATTTCTAAAACAGGTCAGGTGAATTGTGCTTTGGAATTGCCATCACCCCATTAAATATAAGGACTTCAAGCATAATTTGTTCATCTCAGAGGCGTAACCCCACTGTCACTCTCTGAAGTTAGGTGGAAGGTGTCCTATGGCCACGACTGAGATGTTCTCAGTCTGAGTGCCAGCTGTACCTCTTAGTTGTCTTATTTATTGTCTTTATTATGACAACAGCTGCTTTTACAATGGATGTTCTGAACCAGAAGTGGCACCTTTCTTTAAATAGCTTTAggtgcattttatttcttagattTCCTCACACTGCTTTTTGAACCTCTAGCAGCCCTGAGCACCCTCCTGCCATTGCAAACCACACCTTCTGAAGTAGGAATGGGGCTTGAACACAAGCCTCATTGTTTCTAGTTCTTTGTTCAGTAACTCTGTGACCTTGGGGGTTTTTATggctgatttatttattaagaaaacGGCACTCAGTTATGAAGCTTAGTTCCATtatctgtgaaaagaaagagagcagTTGATGgccttcctctttttctcctaaGTATTTAAGGCAAGTACCTACACATTGATTTAATTTCATGGTTGCTCTACATTAGATCTGAACTCAAAGAAAACCTTGGTGGAAAATGGACATCAAATCGTGCTGTGT
This genomic stretch from Falco naumanni isolate bFalNau1 chromosome 7, bFalNau1.pat, whole genome shotgun sequence harbors:
- the NAA30 gene encoding N-alpha-acetyltransferase 30 isoform X1; the protein is MAEVPPGPSSVLSPQGDTLSPFPGGGGGAASSSSSTSSAAAAACIGAQDEEAEEEEEEEGPTGGREKQQRGGGSDGGKGGPQQHRLHHHHHHPPHHNHQLNGLISPELRHLRASLKSKILSSEAGAAPEGLENKRASKTMGSGQQQQSSPLTTAPCSSPLTNHLPPQGRTAPSPPPSPPAAAGEDRSQPAATTTTAAKTAAGNGLEGETGLEEEEQEEGDEGGEEEESPLLLSRSLAAACSLKGSGTDSQPEEDLTIRYVRYESELQMPDIMRLITKDLSEPYSIYTYRYFIHNWPQLCFLAMVGEECVGAIVCKLDMHKKMFRRGYIAMLAVDSKYRRKGIGTNLVKKAIYAMVEGDCDEVVLETEITNKSALKLYENLGFVRDKRLFRYYLNGVDALRLKLWLR
- the NAA30 gene encoding N-alpha-acetyltransferase 30 isoform X2: MAEVPPGPSSVLSPQGDTLSPFPGGGGGAASSSSSTSSAAAAACIGAQDEEAEEEEEEEGPTGGREKQQRGGGSDGGKGGPQQHRLHHHHHHPPHHNHQLNGLISPELRHLRASLKSKILSSEAGAAPEGLENKRASKTMGSGQQQQSSPLTTAPCSSPLTNHLPPQGRTAPSPPPSPPAAAGEDRSQPAATTTTAAKTAAGNGLEGETGLEEEEQEEGDEGGEEEESPLLLSRSLAAACSLKGSGTDSQPEEDLTIRYVRYESELQMPDIMRLITKDLSEPYSIYTYRYFIHNWPQLCFLVVLETEITNKSALKLYENLGFVRDKRLFRYYLNGVDALRLKLWLR